The window GCGTGAAGCACTACTGGCTCGTGAACCCCCGCCGCTACACGCTGGAGGTCTACCGGCTGGAGGGAAGCGGCTGGACGAGACTCGGCGTGTACGAGGGCGATGCGGAGGTACGCGCCGAGCCCTTCGAGGAGCTTGCCTTGAAGCTGGCCCTGCTCTGGGAGCTGTGAGCGCCGGCTACAGCTCCACCAGCTCGAAGTGCGAGAAGGGCGTCTTCGCCTCCTCCAGCGAACCGAGCGAGGTCCACTCGGCGACCTCCTCGAAGCCCTGCCAGAGCATCTGCACCTCGGGGTTGTGGTGCGCCTTCTCCACCGCCTCGGCGGACACCCACTCGAAGATTTCCACCAGCGAGCCGTCCTTCGCCCGCATCACCAGCGGCGCTCGCGCCGTGGCGAACCCCAGCTTCCTCAGGGCGGGCACGTGCTCGCGCACCAGCTCCAGCAACTGTGACGCCCGGCCCTCCCGGGGGCGGTAGACGGCGATGACCATGTTTCCCATGACGACGGATGCTCCCCGAGCACTCCCGGTGTGGCAAGCCTCCAGGCATTCCCGCCTTGAGGTAACCTTCCAGCCCATGAGTCAGCCGGACCGCCCCCCTCCCAACCTCGGGCTCCTCGCCCGCGGCCTCAAGCTGCTGGGAAACCTCACCCACCCTCAGACGCGCACGGGCAAGGTCTTCACCCGCGCCGAGCAGGGCCTCACCAAGGTGGTCGCGCGCGTCGCCGAGAGCCCCACCTACCTGCGCGTCAGCGGCTCGCTCATGCGCCAGGGCTTCAACGTCCGCATCCGTCGCAAGGGGCTGATGGAGCGCACCCTGCGCACCCTGCGCCTGCCCACGCCGTCCCAGGTGGACGAGCTGAGAGACCAGCTCCGCCGGATGAATGACCAGGTCGAGGCGCTCGGCACCCAGCTGGAGACGGTGGTCGACCTGCTCCAGCCCCAGCAGGGAGCACCCACCTCCCCGCCCGACACGACTCCTTCCGAGGCCCGCCCCAAGGGGCGCGCTCCGTCCTCCCGCCGCGACTGACATGACCGCGTCCACCACACAGCGCCTGCGCTCGTTCGTCGCGGGCCAGCTCGACCTTCCCCGCGCCGTCGCCCGGGTGCTCAAGGCCCGGCCCTTCAACCCCTACCCGTACCTCAAGCCCCTCATCGAGAAGGCGTCCGGCGTGCGCGAGCCGCCCATCAGCGCGACGCCCCACACGGTGGTGTACACGCGCGGCAGCATGCGCCTGCTGCGCTACGCGGCGCCCCGGCGGCGCTACCGCACGCCCATCCTCTTCGTCTATTCGCTCATCAACCGCTGGTACATCCTCGACTTCCTGCCCGGCCGCAGCCTCATCGAGCACCTCACGAAGGAGGGCTACGACGTCTACGCCATCGACTGGGGCGTGCCCGGGGCCAACGAGGAGCGCATCGACTGGGCGGAGCTGCTGGGCAACCTCATCCAGACGGCGGTGCAGTGGACGCTGCGCGTGAGCAAGAGCCGCGAGCTCACCCTCTACGGCTACTGCATGGGCGGCACCATGGCCCTGACCTACACGTCCCTCTACCCCGAGGGCGTGCGCAACCTGGTGGCCCAGGCCACGCCCGTGGACTTCAGCAAGGGCGGCGTCTACACGCTGTGGACGGCGGCGGACCACTTCGACGTGGACTCGCTGGTGGACGCCTACGGCAACGTGCCCACCAAGGTGCTGGAGAGCGGCTTCCTCATGGCCGCGCCCGTGCAGCGGGTGACGCGCTGGCTGGAGGTGTGCCGCCGCATCGACGACCCGGACTTCGTCACCACCTTCCTCGCCATGGAGCGCTGGGGCGCGGACCCGGTGCCCTTCCCCGGCGAGGTGTATCGCCAGTACATCAAGGACTGCTACCAGCAGAACCTCTTCCCCAAGGGGCAGATGAAGGTGGGCGAGCGGTTCATCGACCTGGGCCGCATCCAGGCCTCGGTGCTCAACGTCGTCGCCGAGCACGACACCATCGCCTTCCCCGCCATGAGTGAGCCCTTGCCGTCGCTGGTGGGCTCGAAGGACTGCGAGACGCGGCGCTACCCGGTGGGCCACATCGGCCTGTCCGCCTCCAGCAAGGGCGCGACGGTGGTATGGCCCTCCATCGCCTCGTGGATTGGCGAGCGCTCGAAACCGATGGAGCCATGATTCCCACCGCCGATACAGCATCAGGAGCAGGAGTACAGGTCCGCGAGGGCTCCATCCGCCTGCGGGACGGACGGCGGCTCGCGTACGTCGAGTCCGGAGACCTGGAGGGGCTGCCCGTCTTCTTCATCCACGGCAACCCGGGCTCGCGGTACATGCGGCACCCGGATGACCGGCTCACGCACGGGCTGGGGGTGCGGCTCATCACCCCGGACCGGCCGGGCTACGGGCTGTCGGACTACCAGCCCGGGCGCACGCTGCTGGACTTCCCGGACGACCTCGAGCAGCTCGCCAACGCGCTGAAGGTGGGCCGCTTCGCCCTCTTCGGCGTGTCCGCGGGCGGGCCGTACGTGGCGGCCAGCGCGTGGAAGCTGGGGGCGCGCCTCACCCGAGCGGCCATGGTCTCCGGGGCCTCGCCGCTGAAGCGCCGGGGGGCGATGGAGGGCGTGAACAAGGACTACCGCAACGCGTACTCCATGGCGGCGTGGCCCGAGTGGCTGCTGCACCCGCTGATGGCCATGCACGACCGGCAGGTGCGCGCCGACCCGAAGCGCGCGCTGGCGGCGGTGCTGGCGCATGCGTCCGCGGATGACCGCGCCGTGCTGGCGGACCCGCTCATCGCCGCGCAGGTGCAGGGCTGGCGCCGCGAGGCCACGCGCAATGGCGTGGCGGGCATGCGGCGCGAGGCGCACATCCTCGCGGCACCGTGGGACGTCCCGCTGGAGGAGATTCGCTGCGAGGTGGACCTCTGGTACTGGGAGGGGGACAGCATCGTCCCGCTGCAGATGGGCGAGTACCTGGCCACGCGGATTCCGCGCGCGGTGCCCCACTTCCGCCCTGGAGGCGGGCACTTCGCCATCTACTCCCACTGGCGAGACATCCTCGCCCCGCTGGTGCGGCAGGGGGACTGAGGCCGGATGCTCCAGCGTGCGGCGAGACGGCGCTCGTCGAGTGGAATGATGGCTTCTCGCTGGGCGCCTACGGCCTGGAGCGGGGGCGCTACACGGACCTGACGGTGGCCCGCTGGTGCGAGCTGACCGGTGTCTCCGGTACGACACCCGCCGGGCCTTGAAGTCCCGTGGGAGTACGGCGTCCAGTATCGCGCGGCGTGCAGTTGTCGACGCGGCACTTGCCTTCACGGGCAGGTGAACCCAGGTTGCCTCCGGCCGGAAGCGGGGGACGGGAGCGGGGACGGCATGGGGCGTTGGCGGACAGGCACGGCGGGGCTGGCGCTGGGCGTGTGGGCCGCGCTCGCGGCAGGCTGTGACGGCGGAAAGACACACCCGCCCCAGCCGGACGTCGAAGACCCCAACGGCCCTCCCGAGGCTCCCCTCCCCAACGGGCCGCTGCCCGGAGATACACGGTGGACGGTGCACACGGCGGTGGCCGGGCGCCAGGACGTCGTGGCCATGGCCCCGGATGGGAGTGGCGGCGTCCTCGTGCTGGGGACGAGCGAGTCGGCTTCGGCACCCGCCACCTCCAAGGACCCGGGCGGTACTTCGCTCACCCTCGCCCGCCATGACGGGAACGGTCAGCAGTTGTGGAGCCGGAGCTTCACGGCCGAGGGCGAGGCCTCGGACGTGGATGCGCCGCTGCTCGCCGTCTCCACCTCGGGTGACGTCTTCCTCGCGGGCAGGGTGACCGGCCAGCTCCGGCTGGCAGAGAGCGTCCTCACCGATAGCGCGTTCGTGGCGAAGCTGGCTCCGGATGGAAGCCCCCTGTGGGCCCGAGCCGTGGAGCCAGTGAAGGCATTGCTTCCGGACCGGGATGGAGCCCTGCTGGTCGCTCACGGCCTCGAGGTGGAGCGCTTCGACGCCAGAGGCACCCGGCACTGGGCTCGGGAAATGCCCGCGATGGCCTCCGCGTCCCTCGTCGCACTGGATGCGGAGGGCGGACTGGTGATGGCGGGACAGAAGCCCACCAGCCCCTTCGAGAGCCAGGGCTTCATCGCCCGGCTGTCACCGGATGGCGAGGTGCGGTGGGAGCAGCAGGTGGGCCCCCATGCGCCTGGCTTCACGGACGTGGCCTTCCGTCCGGACGGGAGCTTCCTCTTCACCGGAGAGCTCACCGGCCCCCTGACCTGGGGAAAGGACAGCCTGCGCGCGCCCTGCGCCCAGGGGAGCTGCTACCGCACCGTGTTCGTCCTGGCGGCGGATGCCTACGGCGAGCCGCTCTGGGCCCAGGTGCCGGACAGCGAGGAGGAGAGTGACGCGGAGGGGGCGCGCCTCGCGATGGACCCGGAGGGCGGCGCGGCGGTGCTGTGGCGGCACGGGTGTGGCTCGGGGCTGGCGCGCCTGTCTCCCGCGGGGGAGGTGCGCTGGCAGAGCTACTACGTGACGTCTCCGTGCCGCGCGAACACCTGGCTGCGGGCCGCCACCTTCCTGCCCGAGGGAGACGTGGTGGGCGCCGGCATGTTCTCCGGCACGCGCGCCTTCGGCTCCCGGACGCTGACCGCCGACGGCACGGACGTGTTCCTCCAGCGCCTGGTGCCGTGAAGGGGCCTCAGGCGGCGCGGGAGGAGACGTCGGTGGACCCGCCGGGCTCGACGGGCGCAATGGGCTCGCCGTCCTCACCCAGCACGATGGGCTTGATGCCCAGCTTGCGCTCCACGAGGGCGTGGCCCAGGTAGATGAACGGCGTCAGCCCCACCGCCACCAGCAGCTTCACCACGTACGACGTGTAGATGATGGTGACGATGGTGGAGTTGGGCAGCACGCCCGTCCACGCCACGTACTGCACCACCACCGTGTCGATGAGCTGCGACACCAGCGTGGAGCCCGTCGCCCGCAGCCACAGCAGCTTGTTCTGCGTGACGCGCTTGAGCAGGTTGAAGATGGCGATGTCGCAGAACTGGCCCACCAGGTACGCAATCATCGACGCGACGAGGATGCGCTGCGAGCCGGCGAAGATGTTGTTGAACGAGCCCTCCGCCGCGCCCGTCCAGTCCGGCGCGCGCGTCAGCGGCGCCCAGGGCACCTGCACGGCAATGCCAATCACCACGAAGGCGAAGATGGCCATGAAGAAGCCCACCCAGGTGACGAACCGGGCCGCCTTCTTCCCGTAGAACTCGTTGAGGATGTCGGTGAGGAGGAATGTCACCGGGAACGGCAGCATGCCGATGGACATCACCGCCAGCACCGGCCCCAACTTCACCTCGAACAGCTTCACGCCGATGATGTCGCCCACCACCAGCGAGGTGACGAACACCCCCGCGAGCACCACGAAGAGCTGAATCCGCCTGTCGAGCAGCATCGCCGCTAGATACCGCACCTCACTCCCGGAGCAGTAGTCCCCCATCCAGCACCAGCTCCGAGCCGGTGAGCCAGGAAGCGCCCAGCAGGTAGCGCACCGCCTCGGCCACGTCCTCCGGGTTGCCCAGCCGGCCGAGGGGATGGAGCGCCCGCAGGCCCGAAAGCTGGGCCTCCTGACGGCGGACGCGCTCCGGCTCGGGCAGCGGCCCCTCACCGGGCGCCAGCCGCACCTCGCGCGTCATGTCCGTCTCCACCACGCCCGGCAGCACCGCGCTGGCCCGCACGCCCCGCGCCGCCCCCGCCAGCGCCAGCACCTTCATCACCTGGAGCAGCCCCGCCTTCGCCGCGCTGTACACCGCGCTGGTGACGACGGGCCGCGTGGCCAGCGTGGACACCACGAACACCACCGCCCCGCCCGGCTCCAGCACCTCCAGCGCCTGCTCTCCCAGCCGCAGCGGCGCCACCAGGTTGACCTCCAGCTGCGCGCGCAGGGCGTCCTCGCCGATGTGGCCCGGCGGCTGGTGCACCACCTGCCCCGCGCTGTGGACGAGGCCGTCCAGCCCGCCCAGCAGTCCAGCGGCCCGGCGCAGCAGCCCCTCCCGCTCCGCTGGAGCGGCGAGGTCGCACGGCAGCGCGAAGGCCCTGCCCGGCCAGGCTCGCGCGAGCGACTCCAGCACCTGTGCGCGGCGGCCCGTCACCACCACCTGCCCGCCCTCGCGCAAGAGCGCCTCCGCCACCGCGCGGCCGATGCCCGTGCCGCCTCCCGTGACGAGCACCTTGCGCGTGCCCGTCGCGCTCACGAGCTCCGCTCCGCGGGCGAGCCCGGGGCCACGGGCGCCTCATGCGGGTAGTAGGAGTAGCCGGTGACGGGCGCCAGGCCCTCCGCGGGCGGCTCCGTCTCCACCTCGTCCGCGGGGATGAAGCGCGGCCGGTCCACGCACAGCACCGTCTGCTCCGTGGCCGTCGGGTTGTCGTAGCGGTGCGGGAAGCCCCGCTGCCAGTGGAAGGCCATGCCCCGCTCCACCGGCTTGCCCTGCAGCAGCAGTCCGGGGCCCAGCACCAGCTCGCTCTCCTCCATCTGCTGGTGGACGTGCGTGGGGATGGTGCCGCCCG of the Pyxidicoccus xibeiensis genome contains:
- a CDS encoding alpha/beta fold hydrolase, whose amino-acid sequence is MTASTTQRLRSFVAGQLDLPRAVARVLKARPFNPYPYLKPLIEKASGVREPPISATPHTVVYTRGSMRLLRYAAPRRRYRTPILFVYSLINRWYILDFLPGRSLIEHLTKEGYDVYAIDWGVPGANEERIDWAELLGNLIQTAVQWTLRVSKSRELTLYGYCMGGTMALTYTSLYPEGVRNLVAQATPVDFSKGGVYTLWTAADHFDVDSLVDAYGNVPTKVLESGFLMAAPVQRVTRWLEVCRRIDDPDFVTTFLAMERWGADPVPFPGEVYRQYIKDCYQQNLFPKGQMKVGERFIDLGRIQASVLNVVAEHDTIAFPAMSEPLPSLVGSKDCETRRYPVGHIGLSASSKGATVVWPSIASWIGERSKPMEP
- a CDS encoding alpha/beta fold hydrolase, whose amino-acid sequence is MIPTADTASGAGVQVREGSIRLRDGRRLAYVESGDLEGLPVFFIHGNPGSRYMRHPDDRLTHGLGVRLITPDRPGYGLSDYQPGRTLLDFPDDLEQLANALKVGRFALFGVSAGGPYVAASAWKLGARLTRAAMVSGASPLKRRGAMEGVNKDYRNAYSMAAWPEWLLHPLMAMHDRQVRADPKRALAAVLAHASADDRAVLADPLIAAQVQGWRREATRNGVAGMRREAHILAAPWDVPLEEIRCEVDLWYWEGDSIVPLQMGEYLATRIPRAVPHFRPGGGHFAIYSHWRDILAPLVRQGD
- a CDS encoding PQQ-like beta-propeller repeat protein, with the translated sequence MGRWRTGTAGLALGVWAALAAGCDGGKTHPPQPDVEDPNGPPEAPLPNGPLPGDTRWTVHTAVAGRQDVVAMAPDGSGGVLVLGTSESASAPATSKDPGGTSLTLARHDGNGQQLWSRSFTAEGEASDVDAPLLAVSTSGDVFLAGRVTGQLRLAESVLTDSAFVAKLAPDGSPLWARAVEPVKALLPDRDGALLVAHGLEVERFDARGTRHWAREMPAMASASLVALDAEGGLVMAGQKPTSPFESQGFIARLSPDGEVRWEQQVGPHAPGFTDVAFRPDGSFLFTGELTGPLTWGKDSLRAPCAQGSCYRTVFVLAADAYGEPLWAQVPDSEEESDAEGARLAMDPEGGAAVLWRHGCGSGLARLSPAGEVRWQSYYVTSPCRANTWLRAATFLPEGDVVGAGMFSGTRAFGSRTLTADGTDVFLQRLVP
- a CDS encoding queuosine precursor transporter codes for the protein MLLDRRIQLFVVLAGVFVTSLVVGDIIGVKLFEVKLGPVLAVMSIGMLPFPVTFLLTDILNEFYGKKAARFVTWVGFFMAIFAFVVIGIAVQVPWAPLTRAPDWTGAAEGSFNNIFAGSQRILVASMIAYLVGQFCDIAIFNLLKRVTQNKLLWLRATGSTLVSQLIDTVVVQYVAWTGVLPNSTIVTIIYTSYVVKLLVAVGLTPFIYLGHALVERKLGIKPIVLGEDGEPIAPVEPGGSTDVSSRAA
- a CDS encoding SDR family NAD(P)-dependent oxidoreductase; the protein is MSATGTRKVLVTGGGTGIGRAVAEALLREGGQVVVTGRRAQVLESLARAWPGRAFALPCDLAAPAEREGLLRRAAGLLGGLDGLVHSAGQVVHQPPGHIGEDALRAQLEVNLVAPLRLGEQALEVLEPGGAVVFVVSTLATRPVVTSAVYSAAKAGLLQVMKVLALAGAARGVRASAVLPGVVETDMTREVRLAPGEGPLPEPERVRRQEAQLSGLRALHPLGRLGNPEDVAEAVRYLLGASWLTGSELVLDGGLLLRE